The proteins below come from a single Cryptococcus gattii WM276 chromosome D, complete sequence genomic window:
- a CDS encoding Hypothetical Protein (Similar to TIGR gene model, INSD accession AAW46492.1), which yields MSVTLPVDIWSHILSYCIEDPPTPGAHVPQPTLANALRVSSTFFLAAAPHLYSQPTVCDPGSFLLGLNRPTSVFPSSFITSQQMDYEYLKWGHKKIPLLRHLQQVTFYRPLISGYDTVVSPESTVSEATFASVGYAIQVLSHLLFTETTRISPKFKALCIRDPPQLPMYPQTVPPFAQFIQFFIRYFKPRSVCLQNANVLISSEMVKLHGPCLPENVSIHADLDWKLTVIWGSTNRIFFVKSKIAEEDDLNLGTLAIADHTEGDNHAMEAVADIKSDEGGWEDIDEISDPPSDFASQRTQDTPSNIAHHSQSNELYLGTFDPEDLEDDYYDEYGWDDELDAGDDFGGIYDDGLGLPSYMSDFDGDDELAAVLSAGLSEEEVTNMLADCLSRSFKYCRINNQKKSRQLIQRTVFEFYGLEQLLSVDSLTYGNPDVYEQDTEDQILQKSIERIRQMVEQHVEQHVEQMLVGVGQLPVIKFLRANEAPACEGCGMKMTVSG from the exons ATGTCAGTTACTCTTCCTGTCGATATATGGTCCCACATCCTTTCGTATTGCATAGAAGATCCGCCCACACCAGGGGCTCATGTCCCTCAGCCAACTCTCGCCAACGCCTTGCGCGTTAGCTCT ACATTTTTTCTCGCCGCTGCACCTCACTTGTACTCCCAACCCACCGTTTGTGACCCAGGCAGCTTTCTTCTTGGGTTGAATAGACCCACTTCTGTCTTTCCCTCGTCCTTTATCACGAGTCAACAGATGGACTATGAGTATCTCAAATGGGGCCACAAGAAAATCCCTTTACTCCGTCATCTTCAGCAAGTCACATTTTATCGACCTCTTATTAGTGGCTATGACACTGTCGTTTCTCCTGAATCTACAGTTTCTGAAGCTACCTTTGCTTCTGTAGGTTATGCCATTCAAGTACTCAGTCATCTACTCTTTACGGAAACCACTCGTATATCGCCCAAATTCAAAGCACTCTGCATCAGGGACCCTCCACAGCTCCCAATGTACCCTCAGACGGTACCTCCATTTGCCCAATTCATACAATTTTTCATCCGTTACTTCAAGCCAAGATCAGTATGCCTTCAGAATGCCAATGTTCTCATATCATCCGAAATGGTCAAATTACATGGCCCATGTCTACCCGAAAATGTGTCCATCCATGCCGACCTAGATTGGAAGCTCACTGTTATTTGGGGAAGTACCAACAGGATCTTTTTCGTCAAATCAAAAATCgcagaggaagatgacCTCAACCTAGGAACCTTGGCTATAGCGGATCATACAGAAGGGGACAATCATGCGATGGAAGCAGTTGCCGATATCAAAAGTGATGAAGGCGGCTGGGAGGATATTGACGAAATCTCGGATCCACCGTCTGATTTCGCATCCCAACGGACGCAAGACACCCCGTCCAATATCGCTCACCACAGTCAGTCAAATGAACTCTACCTTGGTACTTTTGATCCTGAGGATCTGGAAGATGATTATTACGACGAGTATGGGTGGGACGACGAACTTGACGCAGGTGATGATTTTGGAGGGATCTATGATGATGGGCTTGGCCTGCCCAGTTATATGAGCGACTTTGACGGGGACGACGAGCTTGCTGCAGTTTTATCGGCTGGACTttctgaagaagaggtcACAAATATGCTTGCCGATTGTCTGAGTCGATCATTCAAATATTGCCGCATCAATaaccaaaaaaaaagcagGCAATTAATACAGCGAACCGTTTTCGAGTTTTACGGTCTAGAGCAGTTACTCTCAGTGGATTCTCTGACATACGGGAATCCAGATGTCTATGAACAAGATACCGAGGACCAAATTTTGCAAAAGAGTATAGAAAGGATCAGACAGATGGTAGAGCAGCATGTCGAGCAGCATGTCGAGCAGATGCTAGTGGGCGTTGGACAATTACCCGTCATCAAATTCCTACGTGCGAATGAAGCACCAGCTTGCGAAGGATGTGGTATGAAGATGACAGTGTCAGGCTAA
- a CDS encoding Hypothetical Protein (Similar to TIGR gene model, INSD accession AAW46491.1) — translation MLFHSDKRPRNALTAIFAEPEHADILLGIFNNLAIQHIPALLRVSHKYVNAVFTSSSQLQLRCRKSYHSIPPHIQSSTSHQIANSAEELSLLIEQENRQSNLCPSEIRCLHVPNAEIAQVQRNHILVTECINREIRIRNVCEFDGESRGGTKVQGVWKWKMNFGAPIDSAAMCVEGNVVAVAYAVNHPPCGTISYNSTLKLAHRIYFRSIIPALQAKLPYVEVLAPAKHHMHHIELQLGADGKAGLLLVSADTTRQNFVGLWDWRAGVSVGSLFDEDFRFLGPFIISSVMRDLVKKPEDELTVLHNRELNSSNVYDDNDYNFDADIFQGISEAVPPRLETVYSIDTYAPLPTERDTWPFKRTYSTNIGPGPKIDEACTWDWDEISLCMLLASLQLPTLNMAPLGVYETPLDSIMDSLFVDTDFHPICLAFDSFSVDPALLQGECLGVIPFTMSGDTSGGLGVTNVEDTSDAMQWHMAKAKSIDIKLLALGAKLNKRHGEISY, via the exons ATGCTATTCCACAGCGACAAACGCCCTCGAAATGCCCTCACAGCAATATTTGCAGAGCCAGAACACGCAGATATCCTCCTCGGCATATTTAACAACCTCGCTATACAACATATCCCCGCTCTTCTACGCGTTA GTCACAAATACGTAAACGCAGTATTtacttcttcctcccagCTCCAACTTCGCTGTCGCAAGTCGTATCATTCCATTCCTCCCCATATCCAATCATCGACCTCCCATCAAATCGCAAACTCTGCCGAAGAGCTCAGTCTTCTTATTGAGCAGGAAAATCGCCAGTCCAACCTTTGCCCATCCGAGATCAGGTGCTTACACGTCCCCAATGCTGAAATAGCGCAAGTTCAACGTAATCACATTCTTGTGACAGAGTGCATTAACAGGGAGATC AGGATAAGAAACGTCTGCGAATTTGATGGAGAGTCACGAGGCGGGACGAAGGTGCAAGGTGTGTGGAAGTGGAAAATGAACTTCGGCGCACCAATCGACAGTGCTGCCATGTGCGTAGAAGGCAATGTCGTGGCTGTCGCCTACGCTGT CAATCACCCCCCATGTGGCACCATTTCTTACAACTCAACTCTCAAGTTAGCCCATCGAATATACTTTCGCAGCATTATACCCGCGCTAC AAGCCAAGCTGCCATATGTTGAAGTTCTTGCCCCAGCAAAGCACCACATGCACCATATTGAGCTTCAACTGGGCGCAGATGGTAAAGCTGGATTACTTCTGGTTTCCGCAGATACTACAAGGCAAAATTTTGTAGGCCTCTGGGACTGGAGAGCGGGTGTGTCTGTCGGT TCCCTGTTTGACGAAGATTTCCGCTTCCTGGGCCCCTTTATTATTTCTTCTGTTATGAGGGACCTTGTCAAAAAGCCTGAAGATGAATTGACGGTGCTTCATAACAGAGAATTGAATTCCTCTAA TGTCTACGATGATAATGATTATAACTTTGACGCTGACATCTTCCAGGGCATTTCAGAGGCTGTACCCCCACGGTTGGAGACGGTGTACAGCATCGACACATACGCTCCCTTACCCACAGAGCGAGATACTTGGCCGTTCAAGCGCACCTATAGTACAAACATCGGTCCAGGCCCAAAAATTGATGAAGCATGTACCTGGGACTGGGACGAAATTTCTTTGTGCATGCTTCTCGCTTCTCTTCAGCTTCCTACCTTGAACATGGCCCCTTTGGGTGTTTACGAAACGCCCCTAGACTCTATCATGGACTCTTTATTTGTCGACACTGACTTCCATCCAATTTGTCTCGCGTTTGACAGCTTTTCTGTTGATCCTGCGCTCCTGCAGGGCGAGTGCTTGGGTGTTATACCTTTTACAATGTCTGGCGATACCAGTGGTGGTCTTGGTGTGACAAATGTTGAAGAT ACTAGCGATGCAATGCAATGGCACATGGCGAAAGCAAAGAGTATAGATATCAAACTCTTAGCTCTTGGTGCAAAGCTCAATAAAAGACATGGAGAGATCAGTTACTAG
- a CDS encoding Hypothetical Protein (Similar to TIGR gene model, INSD accession AAW46701.1): protein MGVVKLSRMFPMSLALSQPQRTVGQQDTLLEQKKLSLPGIIILLTKCLLPPLLVFALIITLISLLLPTVEHHGTTFYSIQPVGYARKVTIGSLPISSTSTSLSALSGSALAAIGDIEQKLEGTSIGNNVVNTMKVIVQSGNVTLEKWLGIDGPSIFVGALKICSRMNANEPIVCTSSRETAYHAGLLPLSLGMVLTALPSSLSSPILLLVSGILSLISSLILIASLISWHLPRPPLSRRKSQVEAVPHRPDYSTDSDSVRPLIYEERADAVGKSVVRVKWGNGPHPAFFCTVLSALGVAGGAMMELGDVSKAREQWDNIQAGEVGLEFRLGTLTYLLPLLPVSLFLVLVIGSFPWVWSIAHSKHYMNRGPVRDVIPLSPKLESRRNAQNAPSDMFRGEMMVADKSAMAEFSETPLTERFMGMKVLGETHLELGESRDTGRGW, encoded by the exons ATGGGAGTGGTCAAGTTGTCTCGCATGTTCCCAATGAGCCTTGCACTGTCACAGCCACAACGTACTGTAGGCCAGCAAGACACCTTGTTGGAGCAAAAGAAGCTGTCTCTTCCAGGTATCATTATCCTTCTTACGAAATGCTTGCTCCCACCTTTACTCGTTTTCGCACTTATAATTACGTTAAtttcccttcttctgcctACGGTGGAGCATCATGGAACGACATTCTATTCTATTCAACCCGTCGGTTACGCAAGAAAGGTCACGATCGGTAGCTTGCCAATAAGCTCGACATCAACGTCCTTATCAGCGTTGAGCGGCTCTGCCTTGGCAGCCATCGGGGACATCGAACAGAAGTTGGAGGGAACAAGTATTGGAAATAATGTCGTAAACACTATGAAGGTCATTGTACAGTCAGGGAATGTGACACTGGAAAAGTGGTTGGGCATTGACGGACCTAGTATTTTCGTTGGGGCTCTAA AAATCTGCTCAAGAATGAACGCCAACGAGCCAATTGTGTGCACTTCTTCCCGGGAAACGGCTTATC ACGCAGGTCTCTTGCCTCTTTCCCTCGGAATGGTCCTTACCGCTCTCCCATCGTCTCTTTCTTCACCAATACTTCTCTTGGTCTCTGGAATTCTTTCTCTTATATCCTCTCTGATACTTATAGCGAGTCTAATATCCTGGCATCTACCGCGCCCTCCTCTTTCAAGACGAAAGTCTCAGGTTGAAGCTGTGCCCCATCGGCCAGATTATTCCACGGATTCCGATTCTGTACGACCGCTCATATATGAAGAGAGAGCGGATGCTGTGGGAAAGAGCGTGGTCAGAGTCAAGTGGGGTAACGGCCCGCATCCTGCATTTTTCTGTACGGTCCTGAGTGCTTTGGGGGTAGCAGGGGGTGCAATGATGGAGCTGGGAGATGTGAGTAAGGCGAGGGAACAGTGGGACAATATACAGGCTGGGGAAGTTGGGTTGGAATTCAGGCTGGGAACGCTGACATATT TGTTACCTCTCTTACCTGTATCTCTGTTCTTAGTACTTGTCATCGGTTCCTTCCCGTGGGTATGGTCAATAGCCCATTCCAAGCATTATATGAACCGCGGTCCTGTTCGAGACGTGATTCCCCTCTCTCCAAAACTCGAAAGCCGTCGAAACGCGCAAAATGCCCCAAGCGACATGTTTCGCGGGGAAATGATGGTGGCAGACAAATCCGCAATGGCGGAATTTTCTGAAACACCCCTGACCGAGAGATTCATGGGGATGAAAGTCTTGGGAGAAACACATTTGGAGTTGGGGGAGAGTCGTGATACAGGAAGAGGGTGGTAG
- a CDS encoding exoribonuclease II, putative (Similar to TIGR gene model, INSD accession AAW46489.1), which translates to MAFLRARSAVSSGLSCRAFVSASRSCDARCTRIGSSTQQSELTAKELLDTLAADATLLSTSRTPTSLKTEKPARVKFEVAEGQSNDRRAYFVSDVDGEVGLDWGSIEGDGSTAGLEIGRVVECRRSGQVSLGLILASILIADRPRFLLLRSSGEIWPVSAHDVQFIMPASLVPSSLTEACWSPELLRAWAQSESSSGLASETTSTTPEMMEARRKVALMLRRVQRETERMCGKLRGGRFGKGHIGGAEGVWEEWALESENERTTITAVEAAEYILNPSNGVGSQSPPIQIKPNTLPAYAAHVLLMGRPDMFVSDEGDMWATGTFIVRGKAERQRIERVQRWVEAHRSNGDDGEPLRSFVDRAKAIIALSEKIHAETEDGPLQSYQNDLPSWSSTDLDMIYTLFGAVAETRSTQTSPYLSLAIAIARLITPDPEEVVDRGSITILLQKMGMILPWDSLETSKVTESNMKSLAKASISGDVKVEGEFLQGNELDHLRIDYSDQKVYVIDDATASELDDGIALERISNSEDVWVHVHVADPTRYIPPDHPLAKRASVMGSSVYLPEGNSPLFPSDVIMKELSLGASVQRDEGRQGVITFSARIGKDGKVHDTKVNLGWIKKPRVVTYSSVDRALGLASVKSYRPFGDLQSFDESVKSEILSSDMEDLQKLYELAKDLRAKRYATAGLDWTWPSSSVRILNQQAPPNPNAFALLNIPSSPQLFSGSLLVDYCVSSSPATLTSATMVAEFMILAGRLAASFCSERKIPMIYRGSTAPKPVATNSTLDHWLCLRIPGMGTIDPYVMAEPGWYRSSAFVSLRPSTHWIMGFDTPGGGYVRATSPLRRFDDMLVHWQIKAALAKDHGERGKLAKGFEKEEIVTLAQRSDEGAKRAKKAGINAELFWKTQVINKHFQSPKGWPVPEGSVKEKDELVDVRGEMIARIAGVPESSAFGEWTTVVIESLGIHVAKMEHPTGKVWKMGEEVRVRLKRSEGWPNPRITLSLAE; encoded by the exons ATGGCCTTCCTGCGGGCAAGATCAGCGGTTTCTTCAGGTCTATCTTGCAGGGCCTTTGTATCTGCCTCTCGCTCATGCGATGCACGCTGCACTAGGATAGGCTCCTCGACTCAGCAATCGGAACTTACGGCCAAAGAGCTCCTGGACACTCTTGCTGCCGATGCCACGCTTTTATCCACATCAAGAACACCAACCAGCTTGAAGACTGAAAAACCAGCCCGCGTCAAGTTTGAGGTTGCAGAGGGTCAGAGCAATGATCGAAGAGCTTATTTTGTCAGTGATGTAGATGGTGAGGTAGGGTTGGATTGGGGGTCTATCGAAGGAGATGGGAGCACTGCTGGCTTAGAGATTGGACGTGTGGTCGAATGTCGAAG GTCCGGTCAAGTCTCCTTGGGTCTAATCCTTGCCTCCATCCTTATTGCCGACCGCCCTCgttttcttctccttcgATCGTCTGGTGAAATCTGGCCAGTGTCAGCCCATGACGTGCAGTTCATCATGCCAGCATCTCTCGTGCCATCATCTCTTACTGAGGCATGTTGGTCACCTGAGCTACTTCGAGCCTGGGCCCAATCGGAAAGCAGCTCTGGCTTGGCTAGTGAGACAACATCAACCACTCcagagatgatggaggCAAGGAGAAAGGTTGCATTGATGCTCAGGAGAGTGCAAAGGGAGACTGAGAGGATGTGCGGCAAACTTCGAGGGGGGAGGTTTGGCAAAGGTCACATTGGCGGTGCGGAAGGTGTGTGGGAAGAATGGGCTTTGGAGAGCGAAAACGAGCGGACGACTATCACTGCTGTGGAGGCTGCGGAGTACATTCTCAACCCTTCAAACGGCGTAGGATCCCAGTCTCCACCTATTCAAATAAAGCCGAATACATTACCTGCCTATGCTGCCCACGTTCTTCTTATGGGACGTCCCGATATGTTTGTCAGCGACGAAGGAGACATGTGGGCAACTGGGACATTTATAGTCCGCGGCAAAGCTGAGAGGCAACGGATCGAGCGGGTTCAGCGATGGGTTGAGGCACACAGGTCAAATGGAGACGACGGCGAACCATTGCGTTCATTCGTGGACCGAGCTAAAGCTATCATTGCTTTATCTGAAAAGATCCACGCAGAGACCGAGGATGGCCCTCTTCAGTCATACCAAAACGATCTTCCTAGCTGGTCCTCAACAGATCTTGACATGATCTACACCCTCTTCGGTGCTGTCGCTGAAACTCGTTCTACCCAAACGTCACCGTACCTGTCTCTCGCCATCGCCATTGCAAGGTTGATCACTCCCGATCCAGAAGAGGTCGTCGACAGGGGGTCAATTACCATTTTGTTACAAAAGATGGGCATGATTCTTCCCTGGGACAGCTTGGAGACCTCCAAAGTGACGGAATCGAACATGAAATCGTTGGCTAAGGCTTCTATCAGCGGTGATGTCAAAGTTGAGGGCGAATTCCTTCAAGGCAATGAATTGGATCATCTAAGGATAGATTACTCTGACCAAAAGGTCTATGTGATTGATGATGCCACTGCATCTGAATTGGACGATGGTATTGCTCTGGAGCGAATATCGAACTCGGAAGACGTTTGGGTTCATGTACACGTGGCTGACCCAACGAGGTATATCCCTCCTGACCATCCTTTAGCAAAGCGAGCTTCTGTCATGGGATCTTCCGTGTATTTACCCGAAGGAAACTCCCCCTTGTTTCCGTCAGACGTGATCATGAAGGAGCTATCTCTGGGAGCCAGTGTGCAgagagatgaaggaagaCAAGGTGTAATAACCTTTTCGGCCAGAATAGGCAAGGATGGCAAAGTACATGATACGAAGGTTAATTTGGGATGGATTAAGAAGCCCCGCGTAGTCACCTATTCCTCGGTCGACCGGGCTCTCGGGCTTGCTTCTGTGAAGTCATATCGTCCGTTTGGAGATCTACAAAGTTTTGATGAGTCTGTCAAGTCTGAGATACTCTCTTCAGATATGGAAGATTTGCAGAAGCTCTATGAACTAGCCAAGGACCTTCGTGCCAAGCGCTATGCTACTGCTGGACTTGATTGGACTTGGCCGTCTTCTTCGGTCCGGATCCTCAATCAACAAGCCCCACCTAACCCTAATGCTTTCGCCCTTCTCAACATACCCTCCTCCCCTCAGCTTTTCTCCGGCTCTTTATTGGTTGACTACTGCGTCTCGTCTTCCCCTGCAACCCTCACATCCGCGACAATGGTCGCCGAATTCATGATTTTGGCTGGTAGATTGGCGGCTTCCTTCTGCTCTGAGCGTAAAATTCCCATGATATACAGAGGCAGTACTGCACCCAAACCTGTTGCTACGAACTCAACTCTAGACCATTGGCTTTGTCTTCGTATACCAGGTATGGGTACCATCGACCCTTATGTGATGGCAGAACCTGGATGGTACCGTTCGTCAGCATTTGTCAGTCTAAGACCTTCCACACACTGGATCATGGGCTTTGACACGCCTGGCGGAGGCTACGTCCGTGCCACCTCACCTCTAAGAAGATTTGACGACATGCTTGTACATTGGCAAATTAAGGCCGCACTTGCAAAAGACCATGGCGAGAGAGGAAAACTGGCCAAAGGCTTTGAAAAGGAGGAAATTGTGACCTTAGCGCAGAGAAGCGACGAAGGGGCAAAGCGGGCTAAGAAGGCAGGGATCAACGCGGAGTTGTTTTGGAAGACGCAGGTAATTAATAAGCATTTCCAATCGCCTAAAGGATGGCCAGTCCCAGAAGGATCCGTcaaggagaaagatgaGCTTGTTGACGTTAGGGGTGAGATGATCGCAAGAATTGCTGGCGTGCCTGAAAGTTCAGCTTTTGGAGAATGGACAACAGTAGTGATTGAGAGCTTAGGTATCCATGTTGCGAAAATGGAACACCCAACTGGAAAAGtttggaagatgggagaagaagtcCGAGTCAGACTGAAACGGTCGGAGGGGTGGCCCAATCCTCGTATCACTTTAAGCTTAGCAGAATAG
- a CDS encoding uncharacterized protein (Similar to TIGR gene model, INSD accession AAW46698.1), translating into MQNKPEQDRNQEATVYLGNLDEKCTDALIWELMLQAGPVSNVFLPKDRISQAHQGFGFCEFMSEADAEYAVKIMNQIKLYGKPIRVNKASYDKKQVDVGANLFVGNLDPNVDEQTLYDTFSTFGTLADQPKIARDPTTGLSKGHAFIAYNDFEAADLAIENMNGQFFGGKQITAQYAFKKDGKGERHGSQAERLLAAQAKKRQLLPSTGGPALPYQGQYANALVANAVPAAPSGVPAYPPPPPPGMPVYQAPAPDAGYAGGYVGHSGAPAGYVPPPPAGFPVAQYQMPVGAPGQAPPAPPPIRMGFQG; encoded by the exons ATGCAAAATAAACCAGAACAAGATCGAAATCAGGAAGCCACGGTATACCTG GGTAACTTAGATGAAAAATGCACGGATGCGTTAATATGGGAGTTGATGTT ACAAGCGGGTCCTGTGT CCAACGTTTTTCTTCCTAAAGACAGAATCTCCCAAGCCCATCAAGGATTCGGTTTCTGCGAATTTATGTCTGAAGCAGATGCCGAATATGCCGTCAAGATCATGAACCAGATAAAATTGTATGGAAAACCCATCAGAGTCAATAAAGCATCATACGACAAAAAGCAGGTGGATGTTGGGGCCAATTTATTCGTGGGAAATTTGGATCCGAACGTGGACGAGCAGACACTGTACGATACTTTCAGCACCTTTGGAACTCTGGCAGATCAGCCCAAG ATCGCGCGAGACCCTACGACAGGTCTGTCCAAAGGTCATGCTTTCATTGCCTACAATGACTTTGAAGCTGCCGATCTGGCGATTGAGAACATGAATGGACAATTCTTTGGAGGCAAACAAATTACCGCACAATACGCATTCAAGAAAGACGGCAAGGGAGAAAGGCATGGTAGCCAAGCGGAAAGGTTGCTGGCTGCTCAGGCTAA AAAGAGGCAACTGTTACCTTCCACTGGAGGTCCAGCGCTTCCATATCAAG GTCAATATGCCAACGCTTTGGTTGCTAACGCTGTCCCCGCCGCCCCTTCCGGGGTTCCTGCTTACCCCCCGCCACCGCCGCCCGGTATGCCCGTTTACCAAGCGCCTGCACCTGACGCTGGATATGCTGGAGGATATGTTGGTCATTCTGGTGCCCCTGCGGGCTATGTACCTCCGCCACCTGCTGGCTTCCCTGTGGCGCAATATCAAATGCCTGTGGGTGCACCAGGACAGGCTCCTCCGGCCCCTCCGCCTATAAGAATGGGTTTCCAAGGATAA
- a CDS encoding Hypothetical Protein (Similar to TIGR gene model, INSD accession AAW46697.1): MEESEDRIYIPSPSTRKAAQAAASNQHALVNLIRLIKFLEIKLAESEEDEYLNIHIVRKDWETVLYARVLLDTLKQGNEQTSSAASTLLDLEIFLDRIQSSYHSRLASPLPTSRLNPALIALPRSPSSTIPNGSRISSPSLTPVVQLLPITSDQTPSKNVRRRRVQLEDYLVKRTREDILGDESGLLTIKPIHNFENGSSKPLEARDELLGHAVPGSALGAAQVHEELSGQLADMSKRLKLNAIHFSNSLENEKHLIQNSQDVLEKNLSTTRSNKKHLSTVSKKGRSTTCLTLGIILLVMIVFIWTYLLIRFT, translated from the exons ATGGAAGAATCGGAAGATAGAATTTACATACCCAGCCCATCTACCAGAAAAGCAGCTCAAGCGGCGGCTTCAAATCAGCATGCCCTCGTGAACCTCATTCGTCTTATCAAGTTTCTGGAGATCAAACTCGCGGAAAGCGAAGAAGACGAGTATTTGAACATTCACATAGTTAGAAAGGACTGGGAG ACGGTACTATATGCTCGAGTCCTGCTTGACACTCTCAAACAAGGCAATGAACA GACTTCTTCGGCTGCATCCACATTGTTAGATCTCGAAATCTTCCTTGATCGCATACAATCAAGCTACCACTCCCGCCTAGCTTCGCCGCTTCCAACTTCGCGCCTCAATCCAGCTCTGATAGCTTTACCCAGGTCGCCCTCATCCACGATTCCTAATGGCAGTCGTATTTCAAGTCCTTCTCTGACTCCCGTTGTTCAGCTTCTCCCAATAACATCTGATCAGACACCGTCGAAAAATGTGCGCCGACGTCGCGTACAATTAGAAGACTACCTGGTCAAACGCACTCGTGAAGATATCCTTGGCGATGAATCTGGATTACTGACTATTAAGCCCATCCATAATTTTGAAAATGGTAGTTCGAAACCATTGGAAGCGCGCGATGAGCTTTTGGGCCATGCAGTACCTGGAAGCGCACTCGGAGCAGCACAGGTTCATGAGGAACTCAGCGGACAGTTGGCTGAT ATGTCAAAGCGGCTTAAGCTCAATGCGATTCACTTTTCAAATTCTCTGGAGAATGAAAAACATTTGATACAGAACTCGCAAGATGTTTTAGAAA AAAACCTTTCGACTACCAGATCCAACAAAAAGCATCTCTCCACTGTGTCTAAAAAGGGCAGAAGCACGACGTGTCTGACCTTGGGGATAATTTTGCTAGTTATGATTGTTTTTATTTGGACTTACCTCCTCATACGCTTCACTTAA